Genomic DNA from Methanomassiliicoccales archaeon:
AGAGGGCCAGAGCGGCACGGTCGCTGACGATGTCCGCCAGCTCCTTGGCATCATATCTGTCGAAGGTGATGGCGTTCGCCCGCTTGAAGGTCGACGAGGAGGCGGGGTCGAGCAAGTCCAGCACGTACTTCTGCGACACGAGGATGAGGGAGAGCGATGCCCGGCCACCTACCTTCTCCTCGTCGAAGCGCGAGAGATGGTAGATGAGATCTCCGGCCCCTTTCCGCAGCAGCACGTCCGCCTCGTCCAGCACCACGATCAGATGCAGCTTGCGCTTCTCGATGTGCTTGCGCAGGGAGCGCAGCATCTCCGCCGAGGAGAAGCCACGGTCCGGGAAGTGATCATCGAAATGCGTGACCAGCCTGAGCAGAACGCTGCTCTCCGAGTTCCGCTGCCGGCAGTTGACGATGACGAAATCCACCGCCCGCTCTTTGTCATGGGCCTCCTTGATGAAGTCCAGGCAGAAACGCTTGGAGGTGGCCGTCTTGCCCGTTCCCACGGAACCGATGAGGAAAGCGGTCTGGGACGTGCCTTGCTCCAGCACCGGGCGGAAGAGCATCCACAGCCCGGAGAGCTGCTGCTCCCGATGCACCAGCTTATCTGGCACGAAGTCGAACGACAGCTTGGCCGGGTCCTTGAGCACCCGGACGCTCCTTTCCTGGTACTGACCTCTGCTCATTTCCTCTCGTACCTCAGCAAGCCCGAGAAAGGCGTGATGTTCACTCCCTTCTCCTCCATACTGTCCGCCATGAGATTGATGCCCACGGAATCGGAAGCCATATGTCCAGCGACTATCACATTGATATGCGCCTTCCTCGCCTCCTCCAGGTGATTCTCGGGCATGTGCATGCAGACGAAGGTTCCTACCCCCGCCTTGGAAAGCGAGTCGTACATCTCCTTCGGTCCCGCGGTCCCGCCGGCGAACTTCACCATGATCTTGCCCGCTTTTCGGCCTCTATCCCCCACGACCACCTCAGGATGGTTGTTCAGCTTCATGGCCATATCGTACTCCGGTATCTCCGATAGTAGATCGATGACATCGCATACCCGCTCCGGCCTTTTCTTTTCCGTGAGCTTCTGCACGAACCTCTGTCCCAGCATGTCGCAGGGGGAGTGAAGGCACATGAACGGAACGTCCAGAAGGCGGCAGGCGTCCACCGCCTGGTTGAAGTTGGCCGGGTGCACGCCTCTCTGCACCTCCTTGATGCGGGGCGCGATGACGTCCTCAGCCACGTTGATCGGGACGCCGAAATCCTCCATCATGTGCTCCATGGCATGCATGACCTCAGGGAAGGTGGACCTTGCCAAGCCAGTAGGGTGGTGGCCCATGACCGCATCCACGTTGCGGCCGCGCTCGCGCAGGCGGTCCGCCAGCACGATCTCCGCCGAGGTCACATCGATGCCCCATAACATCTCCTTGACCTCCGTTCCCGGATCCCCGTACAGAAGACGCGAATCGGCGTAGGGGTTCCAGAGACGGTCGGCGTCGAAGCGCTTCTTGCCTTTGGCATCCAGTTTCTCGTGCTTCTCCCTCTCCCTTTTCAGTTCCGTTTCGATCTCCTTGGCGCTGCGGACGTCCGCCTCCCGGCCAAGCTTGATGGCGGTCCTGTAGACATCGATGAGCTTCATCCGTGATCTAGCGAAAGAAAAGGATGTGATTATTTAACTGTAACGTCAGCGCTGGCCCGGGTGGTCGAGATGAGAAGTGGGGGACATGCGTAGAAGGAGTGCCACGTGGTTCAGGAGGGGTCATTCTTCGTGCGCATCGCGCACCCCGTTTTTCTGCGAGAATGCCTTAGCTATACGAAATTGCCCCCCGAACCATCAGCCTGCATGAGGGTATCTCTAGACCCTCATCATGTGAAAATAGTTATAGCCGCCCGCGCATGATTCGCCTGCGAGGGATAGCGCTTGGTCATGGACAACATGCTGAAGAGCACCATCGGCGTGTCGAACACCGAGGACTTGGTCATCGAAGCTCTGCGCGATCTGGTCAAGGATGAGATAAAGAAGTACGTGCGGCAGAAGATCGACGAGAACCCGGAGATCAAGCGGGAGATGAAGGAGGCGGTCTCCGATTTCCTGGACGCGAAGATGCGCGAGACCTACGCCGTCATCAAGCTGGGCAAGTGCGTCGCCGAGCTGGGCATCCAGATCGTGCCGGCGGAGATGAGGGAGAAGCTGGGCAAGGACGTCGCGACCCTTATTGAGAAGGAGATGTCCCAGGTATTCGAGAAGATGTGATGTTTGGAATACTGGCCAGTCTCTAGTCCCTGCGTCCATCGGATTGAAAGGGTAGTTTTCTTCGCCCACCACGTCGTAAATATAACTCATTTCTATTTCTCTTCGAGGCGGGCAAGGTCCCGCGAAGGTGAGAGGCGACGAAGGTAGTGGCGGTCCAGGGCAGCCCGAGAATGGACAAGGGAATGACGGCGCTCATCCTGAACCCGCTCCTGGAAGGCATGAAGGGGGCGGGGGCGGAGGTCACCTTATTGTATGCCAGGAAGTTGAAGATCAGACCGTGCACTGGAGATTTCGCTTGCTGGGGAAGAACGCCGGGAGAGTGTCATTTCAAAGATGACATGCAGGAGCTCTATCCCAAGTTCCGGGAGGCGGAGGTCTGGGTGTTCGGCATACCCTACTACGCGGTCATGCCAGGAGAGATGCAGAACCTTCTGAACAGACTAGTGCCTTTTTTGGAGCTGGTGATTAGGTCCGAGGGCGGCATCATGCTGCCTAGTAGGAGGAAGGAGCTGCAGCTCAAGCACATCGTCCTCGTCTCCAGCTGCTATTTCTGGGAGATGGAGCAGTTCGAAGAGCTGCTAGGTGTCATGAGGAAGTTCTCCAGGGCCATGGGGGCAGATCTCACTGCCGTGCTGCGCCCTCACGCCATTGTGCTGAGAAGGAAGATTGACAAGGGGGAGGACGTGAGCTCAGTACTGGACGCCGCGAAGGCAGCGGGAGTCGAAATGGTGCGGCAAGGTTCGATCTCGGACAAGACCCTCCGTTCGATCGGCGAACCTCTGATCTCGCGAGAGGATTACATCAAGATGCACGATGAAGCAGGCAAAAGTTGAGATCGGGGGCATAGGCCCCAAGGGGTTTGAGGTGACCCGCGGCCTTGGCCGTAGGATGCCAGCCAAGCCGGTGGATCGGGTCGGAAAAGGCGAGGCGAAATGCCTTCCAGTTCAACCGAACAGAGCGCCGAGACCGGCTGCGGCCTCTTCCTCGCTGACATGTTCCTTCTTCTCCTCTTCCTTCTTCGCTTCCTTCTTCTCTCCAGCGGCTGGAGCAGCGGCGGGCGCGGCGGCCGGGGCAGCCATGACGGCGGCGCTTGCGATGGCCTCGTCGATGTCTATGCCCTCCAATGAAGCGGTCAGGGCCTTGATCCTGGTGGCATCCGGCGCTACGCCGGCGCTCTGCAGGACAGCGGCGACCGACTCCTCGTTGATTTGCTTTCCAGCGGCATGAAGAACCAGGGCGCTGTATACGTATTCCATGTTTCTTACCTCCTTAGTCTCATCCGAATAGTTGACCAAGGCCAGCTGCGGCATCCTCCTCGCTGACCTTTTCCTCTTTCTTCTCCTCCTTGGCCTCCGCCTGCTTCTTCGGCGCGGCGGGGGATGGGGAAGAGGGCGTCGATGACAACCTCTGTTTCACACGCTCGTCCCCGATTTCCGGTGTTTGGGACGCGATGGCGAGCATGTTCGCCTCCGCCTTTGCCAAGAGGATCTTGATAGTGTCTTTCGTCGGCACCGCGGCCTTCACGCCGAGCGCGACCGCTTGCCGATAGGCTTTGGCCATCAGCGGTCCCACGGTCTCGGGCGCCAGGTAGACGATCTCCATCGCCAGGCCCATGGCGTTGCGCGATGCGGTCGCCAACAGGGACGTGTAGTAGTCCCGCGGGATGTCCAGCACGTCCTTCTTGTAGATTAGGCCGTCCTCGAAGGCGGCCCTCAGGTCCATGCCCACCGTCATGGGAAGGATCTCCAGCTTGGGGAGGATGGCCGCCAGCTCAGCTGAGATGGGGTCGCCCCTCTTCACCAGCACCTTGTCCTTCTTGATGACGATCTTTCCGCCCTCTATGCCTGCGGGAATGCCGGCCTTCTGAAGCTGTCCCACGATGGGGCCAGGCTTGAACGGGGTGTCTCCCGCCTTTACTTCGATGTCCTCGGGGGCCAGTTCGCCGGCCTTCGCCGCGGCCTTGGACTTGGTCGCCTCCATCTCCTGGAACAGCCGGAATGGGTTGGCGTCCGTGGCCACGATGGCCACCTGTCCGCCCAGCTGGTCCTTGAGCTTCTCCAGCCCGGGCCTCTCCTTGGCCGCCTCGTCGATGGCGATGTTCATCAACGTGTTGCGGGACATGATGATGGCCGCCTTGGGGCGCATGCCCTGTCGCATCATTTGTAGCTGAGCGGAAGGGATGCCGTGCAAGTTCACGATCGCCACGACCTTGTGGGCCTTCATCGCATCGGCGAGCTCCTTCACCACGTCTTTCTTCCAAGCTGCAACGTGCGCCATTTGCTCGCCTCCTACATCACTCTTTCCGAGGGGCCCATGGTCGTCTTCACGTAGACGGAACCGATGTTCATCTGGCCCCTTTCCAGCTTGGTCGTAAGCCTCTTCAAAATGGAATCGATGTTCTCCGCGATCTGCTCCGGCGTCATGTCCGCCGTGCCGACGGGCGCGTGGAACGTCTTGTGGTCCTTGGAACGCACGGATACGGTCTTGCGCAGGGTCTCGATGATCGGTCTGGGGTCCGCGCCGGGCTGAATGGGCTTGGGCATCTTGCCCCGGGGCGCTAGGACGATACCCAAGCGCTTACCGATCGTGGGCATGAGCGTGGCCTCGGCGATGAAGTAGTCGAACTCCGCCGCCATCTTCTTCGCCAGCTTCTTGTCGTCGGCGATCTTGCCCAATTCGTCCGCGGTCAGGACCCGGTCGGCCACGGTCTTCGCCTTGGCCACCATTTCGTTCCCGCCGATGACGCAGACCTTGATCTGTCTTCCTCTCCCGTGGGGGAGGACGACGTCGTCCTGGATTCTGTTCTTGGGGACAGAAAGATCGATGTCCTTCAGATTTATGGATATGTCGACCGTTTCCACGAAGTTGCGCTTCTTCGATTTCTCGAGCGCCTTCTTGACGGCCGTTAGGGTCGCTTTTTCTACCAAATGTTATCCCTCCCGTAGTGCAATCGAGCGCGTGGCTCTCCTACAGTGGTGGAGTCCCCCTATACACCTGTTATTAATAAGGCTTTCTGTGGAGCGGGAGGGCGTTCAGGCCGCGAACTTCGCGTCCCACTTGCCCGCCTTGATCTCCTTCTGCATGACCTTCGGGTCCTTGCCTTCCACGGTGATGCCGGAGGAGACGCAGACGCCGATGACCTCCATCACCTGATGCTTCAGGTCCTTGCCCATGAGGGAGTCCATCTTCATCTTGGCGACCTTTATCGCCTGCTCGATGGTGATATTCCCCGCCTTGGAGGTGTTCGGCGTGCCTGAGCCCTTCTCCGTCCCGATCTCCTTGAACAGGAGGGCGGAGGTGGGCGGGGTGCCGACCTTGATTTCGAACGTCTTCGTCTTGGGGTCGATGATGACCTTGACCGGGACCTTCATGCCCACGAACCCCTTCGTCTTCTCATTGATCTTCGCGACCACCTGGACCACGTTCACTCCCATGGGGCCCAGAGCGGGACCGAGCGGCGGGCCTGGCGAGGCCTTTCCTCCTTCAACTAGCACTTCGATTGTATCGACCATTGAATCACTTCTCCTTCCCTAGCACGCGCACATGATCCCCACGGATCGTCACGGGGATGGGCACCATCGCCTCGAAGAGCTCGACGGTGATCTCCTCCTTGGCCTCGTCGATCTGCTTGACACGCGCCTTCTCGCCCTTGAATGGGCCAGCAATGAGCTCGACGACATCTCCTTCCATGATACCGGAGACCAATGGCTTCGGCGTCAGGAAGTGGTCGATCTCGGCGAAGCTCGTCTCTCCTTCCACGAGGCCTCGTGCGCGCCTGATCCCGCGCACCGTCTCCTTGAGTTCGTCGGTGTTCATGCCCTCGATGAGCACATAGCCCCGAAGTGTGGTCGGAGACAGGATAGCGTAGATGCCGCTCTTGGCGGCCGCGGCCTTGGCCTTGGATGCCACGTCGTCAGCGACCTGCCGCTCGTGGCCGATGGAGGCCTTGAGCGCGACCATTGACTGCCTGGCCGTGGCCGAGAACTCCATGTGGTCGCAAATCGTCGGGGCGCCGAGGAAGCACGCTTCCACTTCGGCCTTGGCACCTTCGCCGTAACGAACGCCCTTGGGGGCCTGGAGCTCGAACACCAGGTCCTTGGCCTTGGTGCCTTCCAGATTGAGCTCGACCTCAGGAGAGGTTCCGCTCTCCCAGATCATCTTGACCGTGTCGTTGATCCGGGCCTGCCATTCGGCCGCGCCTTCCACGCCGGTGATGGTCAGGTTGACCTTGATCTTGACCTTGCGCTTGACGGACTCAGCACTCTTCAGCTGGATGTTCCAGGCGGCCACGCCTGCTGCAGCCACCATGCGCGCGTCCTTCTCTCCGGTTAATGTAAGTCCTCCGGCGGGCGCTGCTGGCGTGGCCGGTGCTTGGGCTGGCTCTACGGGAGCAGCCGGTGGGTTGACCTCTTCGTTCATAGTGTTTGCACGCCCCATCAGAGCGGACCTAGCGGAAGAACCCTGGGACGGTGGTCCAGATCAGGTAAATGAGGAAGCCTAGGCCGCCGATGAGCAACACCCCTAGACCTGTGACGGTCATGGTTTTGATGTACTCGTCGTTGGTGGGCTTGCGGGCCATCTTGATGACACGGCCGTACTTGCCCTTGCCGACGTGCTTGACGCGTTCCTCGATGTCCTTTTGGACTTCCCACGATTTCTCGACTACGTCCATCGCGATGCACTCTTCAACTGTTCCCGAATCGCTTCTATATTAAATTCCTTTTGGTTCACCTGATGAAATCGACTTCCATGTTGTCCCTGTTCGCCGATTCCTTCGGACCCAGGATGTGCTTTGATTTGACCCCGGTGATGACGACCATGACCCGGACCCGGTCTTGGAGGGTGTGATCTATCGCCGCACCCCAGATGATGCGCGCGTTCGGGCTTATCCTGCCCTGGATGATCTCCGCCACCTTCTCCGCCTCGGAGACGGTCATGTTCTCTCCGCCCGTCACGTTGACGAGCGCTCCCATCGCCCCGGAGATGTCCACATCGATGAGCGGCGAGTTGATGGCTTCGTTCACAGCCTGATCGATGCGGTCGTCGTCCTCGCCCTCTCCCAGGCCGATCATGGCCACGCCCGCACCTTTCATGATGGTGCGTAGGTCGTTGAAGTCCAGGTTCACCAGGCCTGGCTTGGTGATCAGTTCAGTTATCCCTTTGATGGCCCGGACCAAGACCTCATCGGCCACTTTGAACGCCGCGTTCAGCGAGAGCCGGGGGACCAGCTCGATGAGCTTGTCGTTGGGTATGACTATTACCGTGTCAGCGATGTTGCGCAAGCGCTCCAGGCCCCACTCCGCGTTCTCCATGCGGATGACGCCTTCCGCCTTGAAGGGCGAGGTGCATACGCAGACGGTGAGCGCCCCCATCTCCTTGGCTAGTTGGGCTACGAACGGCGCCGCACCTGTTCCAGTTCCACCGCCCAGACCGGCGGTGATGAAAACGATGTCCGCTCCTTGCAGACCTTTCTTCAGTTCCTCTTCCGCCTCGCGGGCCGCTTCTTCGCCCACTTGAGGCAACGCTCCCGCTCCCAGACCGCGGGTGGTCCTGCGGCCGAGCAGGATCTTGTGCGGCGCGCGAACGGCTAGAAGGTGCTGCGCGTCGGTGTTGGCGGCGTAGAGCTCCGCCCCCAGGATCCCCGACTCGGTCATGCGGTCGATGGTGTTCGATCCACCGCCGCCGCAGCCAA
This window encodes:
- a CDS encoding AAA family ATPase; translated protein: MSRGQYQERSVRVLKDPAKLSFDFVPDKLVHREQQLSGLWMLFRPVLEQGTSQTAFLIGSVGTGKTATSKRFCLDFIKEAHDKERAVDFVIVNCRQRNSESSVLLRLVTHFDDHFPDRGFSSAEMLRSLRKHIEKRKLHLIVVLDEADVLLRKGAGDLIYHLSRFDEEKVGGRASLSLILVSQKYVLDLLDPASSSTFKRANAITFDRYDAKELADIVSDRAALALFPDAIDKGPIELIGDIASEFGDARFAIELLEKASMLAEEESVSKVNAEHVRAAKALTYSVVTESKIEELDKQRKIVLLSITRAIKDQAYVTTGDVERVYKVAAEEYGEKARAHTQFWAYIQDIANAGLISTRVVGDASGGGRTTYISLPDIPSKVLREKLEQLLGA
- a CDS encoding NGG1p interacting factor NIF3, whose product is MKLIDVYRTAIKLGREADVRSAKEIETELKREREKHEKLDAKGKKRFDADRLWNPYADSRLLYGDPGTEVKEMLWGIDVTSAEIVLADRLRERGRNVDAVMGHHPTGLARSTFPEVMHAMEHMMEDFGVPINVAEDVIAPRIKEVQRGVHPANFNQAVDACRLLDVPFMCLHSPCDMLGQRFVQKLTEKKRPERVCDVIDLLSEIPEYDMAMKLNNHPEVVVGDRGRKAGKIMVKFAGGTAGPKEMYDSLSKAGVGTFVCMHMPENHLEEARKAHINVIVAGHMASDSVGINLMADSMEEKGVNITPFSGLLRYERK
- a CDS encoding flavodoxin family protein; this encodes MAVQGSPRMDKGMTALILNPLLEGMKGAGAEVTLLYARKLKIRPCTGDFACWGRTPGECHFKDDMQELYPKFREAEVWVFGIPYYAVMPGEMQNLLNRLVPFLELVIRSEGGIMLPSRRKELQLKHIVLVSSCYFWEMEQFEELLGVMRKFSRAMGADLTAVLRPHAIVLRRKIDKGEDVSSVLDAAKAAGVEMVRQGSISDKTLRSIGEPLISREDYIKMHDEAGKS
- the rpl12p gene encoding 50S ribosomal protein P1, with protein sequence MEYVYSALVLHAAGKQINEESVAAVLQSAGVAPDATRIKALTASLEGIDIDEAIASAAVMAAPAAAPAAAPAAGEKKEAKKEEEKKEHVSEEEAAAGLGALFG
- a CDS encoding 50S ribosomal protein L10: MAHVAAWKKDVVKELADAMKAHKVVAIVNLHGIPSAQLQMMRQGMRPKAAIIMSRNTLMNIAIDEAAKERPGLEKLKDQLGGQVAIVATDANPFRLFQEMEATKSKAAAKAGELAPEDIEVKAGDTPFKPGPIVGQLQKAGIPAGIEGGKIVIKKDKVLVKRGDPISAELAAILPKLEILPMTVGMDLRAAFEDGLIYKKDVLDIPRDYYTSLLATASRNAMGLAMEIVYLAPETVGPLMAKAYRQAVALGVKAAVPTKDTIKILLAKAEANMLAIASQTPEIGDERVKQRLSSTPSSPSPAAPKKQAEAKEEKKEEKVSEEDAAAGLGQLFG
- a CDS encoding 50S ribosomal protein L1, producing the protein MVEKATLTAVKKALEKSKKRNFVETVDISINLKDIDLSVPKNRIQDDVVLPHGRGRQIKVCVIGGNEMVAKAKTVADRVLTADELGKIADDKKLAKKMAAEFDYFIAEATLMPTIGKRLGIVLAPRGKMPKPIQPGADPRPIIETLRKTVSVRSKDHKTFHAPVGTADMTPEQIAENIDSILKRLTTKLERGQMNIGSVYVKTTMGPSERVM
- a CDS encoding 50S ribosomal protein L11; amino-acid sequence: MVDTIEVLVEGGKASPGPPLGPALGPMGVNVVQVVAKINEKTKGFVGMKVPVKVIIDPKTKTFEIKVGTPPTSALLFKEIGTEKGSGTPNTSKAGNITIEQAIKVAKMKMDSLMGKDLKHQVMEVIGVCVSSGITVEGKDPKVMQKEIKAGKWDAKFAA
- a CDS encoding transcription elongation factor Spt5, whose product is MVAAAGVAAWNIQLKSAESVKRKVKIKVNLTITGVEGAAEWQARINDTVKMIWESGTSPEVELNLEGTKAKDLVFELQAPKGVRYGEGAKAEVEACFLGAPTICDHMEFSATARQSMVALKASIGHERQVADDVASKAKAAAAKSGIYAILSPTTLRGYVLIEGMNTDELKETVRGIRRARGLVEGETSFAEIDHFLTPKPLVSGIMEGDVVELIAGPFKGEKARVKQIDEAKEEITVELFEAMVPIPVTIRGDHVRVLGKEK
- a CDS encoding protein translocase SEC61 complex subunit gamma yields the protein MDVVEKSWEVQKDIEERVKHVGKGKYGRVIKMARKPTNDEYIKTMTVTGLGVLLIGGLGFLIYLIWTTVPGFFR
- the ftsZ gene encoding cell division protein FtsZ, whose protein sequence is MKSFISDALARAGPAAPTEMAPSYQQNFAAEDEELERILASLKTNIKIIGCGGGGSNTIDRMTESGILGAELYAANTDAQHLLAVRAPHKILLGRRTTRGLGAGALPQVGEEAAREAEEELKKGLQGADIVFITAGLGGGTGTGAAPFVAQLAKEMGALTVCVCTSPFKAEGVIRMENAEWGLERLRNIADTVIVIPNDKLIELVPRLSLNAAFKVADEVLVRAIKGITELITKPGLVNLDFNDLRTIMKGAGVAMIGLGEGEDDDRIDQAVNEAINSPLIDVDISGAMGALVNVTGGENMTVSEAEKVAEIIQGRISPNARIIWGAAIDHTLQDRVRVMVVITGVKSKHILGPKESANRDNMEVDFIR